A window from Mangifera indica cultivar Alphonso chromosome 2, CATAS_Mindica_2.1, whole genome shotgun sequence encodes these proteins:
- the LOC123209617 gene encoding putative disease resistance RPP13-like protein 1, which translates to MSIIGEAILSAFFEFLFRKLTSPQLLQFALQEQVHVDLNKWERILLKIHAVLEDAEEKQRTNESVKIWLGELWNLAFDIEDLLDEFATEALQRNLQHDRPGDKYSRSMAGKIIPACCRSLIGSLNFTSVMKLKIKKITVRLQEIATEKNNLDLKEISGSGRKSSKVHEKIRTTCLVNEATVYGREKDKEAIIDLLLRHEGACYGVDVIPILGMGGVGKTTLAQLVYNDVRVEAHFDLKIWVCVSDDFDANRITKAILQSITDENVNDSDLNILQVKLKEKLFRRKFLLVLDDIWNENYDKWTALRKPFEVGCLGSKIIVTTRNEDVSLIVGTLPTYSLKELSMNDCLFVFTRHSLGTKGFSKHQELKKIGEQIVKRCNGLPLAAKTLGGLLRGKYNPNDWEDVLHSKIWDLPEEKSGILPALRLSYHYLSPHLKRCFAYCSIFPKDYAFEKEEIILLWMAEGLMQNDISGKQMEDLGDKCFRDLQSRSFFQHSIKNKSRFEMHDLINDLAQWAAGDISFRLDNMPEVDNQRRISKNLRHLSYIGGYDGSKRFQALCHAKNLRTFLPLQLEPVHFYLSFNVLFHWLPKLQRLRVLSLRGYCISELPDEIRFLKHLRYLDLSNTDIKFLPEAISSFYNLQTLILIRCCYLKKLCTDMGNLINLRHLNMDLVDCLEGMPLNIGKLTYLRTLPTFVVGKGNGSGLRELKSLPNLQRKLRISRLENVNDIEEAKEADLNGKKKLDVISLEWSRRKIASSSRKVDIETRVLDMLQPHKRLKELSIKGYGGAKFPTWLGDSQFTALVLLRFENCSACTSLPPVGQLPSLKHLAIKGMAGVRRVGSEFYGNGCSEYFPSLETLSFESMPNWEDWISNACGLECKAFFCLRELSVANCSKLVGRLPEHLPSLERLVLRSCMQLRVPIPSLPTLCRLRIDGCKQIVQRSTVDLSSLSSVVLSDLSTHVFLGRLMGGLSLVKNLRIVGCKALTSLWHSRDELQQNICCIDPLAIEHFHRRFSSGEEEEEERQQWLPYKLQSLKLRDCQCLVKLPQALQNFSSLKKVCITNCPKLVSFPDADLPSQLRFFEIDRCNALKSLPEAWMKSNNSSLEILSIKYCDSLPYVSRIQLPLNLKRLEITCCDNIRSIIYDEEEVLIMHEEKIKNGSRRNTSLLQYLEIGDCSSLTSLWLNSELPVALKNIKIVKCSKLSSLSSRGSLPNALESIEIFQCENLKFIPEDLHKLSYLSKVHLNFCTSLVSLPETGLPSTNLTEIFLIGCEKLEALPNCIDKIPSLQKLLITNCPNISSFPKNGLPTNLASLTLDNLRIFKPLFEWGLYRLTSLKQLSIDGRCSNLVSFPQIPVCLTNLNIKNFPNLESLSCIDESLTSLEELHLSGCPKLKYFPEKGLPSSISGLYIDECPLLKHKCKKFAGKYWPVIAHIPYIDIC; encoded by the coding sequence ATGTCTATCATCGGAGAGGCCATTCTGTCTGCCTTCTTTGAATTTCTGTTCAGGAAGTTGACTTCACCTCAACTGCTGCAGTTTGCTCTCCAAGAGCAAGTCCACGTTGATCTCAACAAGTGGGAAAGAATTCTGCTGAAGATTCATGCAGTACTTGAGGATGCAGAGGAGAAGCAGAGAACCAACGAGTCTGTGAAGATCTGGCTTGGAGAGCTTTGGAACTTGGCGTTTGACATCGAAGACTTGTTGGATGAATTTGCAACTGAAGCTTTGCAAAGGAACTTGCAGCATGATCGCCCTGGAGACAAATACAGCAGAAGTATGGCTGGTAAAATCATTCCTGCTTGCTGCAGAAGTTTGATAGGATCACTTAATTTCACTTCTGTCATGAAGTTAAAGATAAAGAAGATCACTGTGAGGTTGCAAGAGATTGCAACTGAGAAGAACAACCTGGACTTGAAAGAGATTTCAGGGTCCGGGAGGAAGTCTTCCAAAGTCCATGAAAAAATACGTACCACCTGTTTGGTTAATGAAGCTACTGTGTatggaagagaaaaagataaggaAGCAATAATTGACTTATTGTTGAGACATGAAGGTGCTTGTTATGGAGTTGATGTTATTCCTATTTTAGGAATGGGAGGAGTGGGTAAGACAACTCTTGCGCAACTTGTTTACAATGATGTTCGAGTGGAAGCTCATTTCGATCTCAAAATTTGGGTTTGTGTTTCTGATGATTTCGATGCCAATAGAATAACAAAAGCTATTTTGCAGTCCATTACTGATGAGAATGTAAATGATAGCGATCTAAATATCCTTCAAGTCAAATTGAAGGAGAAACTATTTAGAAGGAAGTTTTTACTGGTTTTAGATGATATTTGGAACGAGAATTATGATAAGTGGACTGCTCTACGCAAGCCATTTGAAGTAGGTTGTCTGGGAAGTAAGATTATTGTCACAACTCGCAATGAAGATGTTTCTTTAATCGTGGGAACTCTTCCAACTTACTCGTTGAAAGAGTTGTCGATGAATGATTGTTTGTTTGTGTTTACTCGACACTCATTGGGGACAAAAGGTTTTAGTAAGCATCAAGAGTTGAAGAAAATTGGTGAGCAAATCGTTAAAAGGTGTAATGGTTTACCTTTAGCAGCAAAAACCCTTGGTGGCCTCTTACGTGGTAAATATAATCCTAATGATTGGGAAGATGTGCTACACAGCAAAATATGGGATTTACCAGAAGAGAAAAGTGGGATTCTACCAGCTCTTAGATTGAGTTACCACTATCTTTCTCCACATTTGAAACGGTGTTTTGCATATTGCTCAATATTTCCTAAAGATTATGCTTTTGAGAAGGAGGAGATTATTTTGTTATGGATGGCAGAGGGTTTAATGCAAAATGACATCAGTGGAAAACAAATGGAAGATTTAGGTGACAAGTGTTTCAGAGATTTACAGTCAAGATCATTTTTTCAACATTCAATCAAGAATAAGTCTCGGTTTGAGATGCATGACTTGATTAATGATCTTGCTCAATGGGCTGCAGGAGATATAAGCTTTAGGTTAGATAATATGCCAGAGGTTGACAACCAAAGGAGAATCTCAAAAAATCTTCGCCATTTATCTTACATTGGTGGATATGATGGCAGTAAGAGATTTCAGGCTCTCTGTCATGCCAAAAATTTGAGAACCTTTTTGCCATTGCAACTGGAACCAGTACATTTTTACTTGTCGTTTAATGTTCTTTTTCATTGGTTGCCAAAGCTACAAAGGTTAAGGGTTTTATCTTTGCGTGGATATTGCATCTCAGAGCTACCCGACGAAATCAGATTTTTAAAGCATTTACGATATCTCGATCTGTCTAATACTGATATCAAGTTTCTACCTGAAGCAATTAGTAGTTTTTACAATTTGCAGACTCTTATTTTAATAAGATGTTGTTATCTGAAGAAACTCTGTACAGATATGGGGAACCTGATTAACTTGCGGCATCTTAATATGGATCTTGTAGATTGTCTGGAAGGAATGCCTCTAAACATTGGCAAATTAACCTATCTTCGAACACTTCCTACTTTTGTTGTGGGGAAAGGCAATGGCTCTGGCCTAAGAGAGTTGAAGTCTTTGCCCAATCTTCAAAGGAAGCTTAGAATTTCAAGGCTAGAGAATGTAAATGATATTGAGGAAGCCAAGGAGGCTGACTTAAATGGCAAGAAAAAACTTGATGTGATTTCATTAGAATGGAGTAGAAGAAAGATTGCCAGTTCATCAAGGAAAGTAGACATTGAAACACGTGTGCTTGACATGCTGCAACCTCACAAGAGACTGAAAGAGCTCAGTATCAAGGGCTATGGTGGTGCAAAGTTTCCCACCTGGTTAGGTGATTCCCAATTCACTGCATTAGTACTCCTAAGATTTGAGAATTGCAGCGCATGTACTTCTTTGCCGCCGGTCGGGCAATTGCCCTCGCTCAAGCACCTTGCTATCAAAGGAATGGCGGGAGTAAGGCGAGTGGGGTCAGAGTTTTATGGAAATGGTTGCTCAGAGTATTTTCCATCTCTAGAGACTCTTTCTTTCGAGAGCATGCCTAATTGGGAAGACTGGATCTCTAATGCATGTGGTCTGGAATGTAAAGCTTTCTTTTGCCTGCGAGAGCTTTCTGTTGCAAATTGTTCTAAACTGGTAGGAAGATTGCCAGAACATCTTCCTTCATTGGAAAGGCTTGTCCTCCGAAGTTGTATGCAATTGCGGGTGCCAATTCCAAGTCTTCCAACACTCTGCAGATTAAGGATTGATGGATGTAAACAGATAGTGCAGAGAAGTACAGTGGACCTCAGTTCATTGAGTTCAGTTGTTCTCTCTGATCTTTCAACTCATGTATTTCTAGGTCGGCTTATGGGAGGGTTGTCACTGGTAAAAAATCTAAGGATAGTTGGTTGTAAAGCGCTAACATCTTTATGGCATAGTAGAGATGAATTACAGCAAAATATTTGCTGCATTGATCCACTGGCCATTGAGCACTTTCACAGACGTTTTTCCTcaggagaggaagaagaagaggaacgGCAGCAGTGGTTGCCTTATAAACTACAATCTCTAAAATTAAGAGATTGCCAATGCCTTGTGAAGCTACCTCAAGCATTGCAAAACTTCAGTTCTCTTAAAAAGGTTTGTATTACAAACTGCCCAAAACTTGTGTCCTTTCCGGACGCTGATCTCCCCTCCCAGCTGAGATTCTTTGAAATCGACAGATGCAATGCACTGAAATCCTTACCTGAGGCATGGATGAAAAGCAACAACTCGTCCCTTGAAATTTTGTCTATCAAATACTGTGATTCTTTGCCATATGTTTCCAGAATCCAGCTACCCCTGAATCTGAAGCGTCTGGAGATTACATGTTGCGATAATATAAGGTCCATCATATACGACGAGGAGGAAGTTCTAATAATGCAtgaggagaaaataaaaaatggtagCAGAAGAAACACTTCTCTTCTTCAGTACTTGGAGATTGGAGATTGTTCATCTCTCACTTCCTTATGGTTAAACAGTGAGTTACCTGTCgcacttaaaaatattaagattgtGAAATGCTCAAAGCTTTCTTCCTTGTCATCAAGAGGCAGTCTACCTAATGCTCTTGAAAGTATTGAGATTTTTCAGtgtgaaaatcttaaatttataccTGAAGATCTGCACAAACTCTCCTATCTGTCAAAAGTTCATTTGAATTTTTGCACAAGTCTTGTTTCCTTGCCAGAAACAGGGCTGCCTTCCACAAACTTGACCGAGATCTTCCTAATTGGGTGTGAGAAACTAGAGGCCCTGCCCAACTGCATCGACAAAATCCCCTCCCTTCAAAAGTTATTGATAACAAATTGTCCAAACATTTCATCCTTCCCTAAGAATGGCCTTCCCACCAACCTTGCATC